A genomic window from Chlorobium phaeobacteroides DSM 266 includes:
- a CDS encoding PIN domain-containing protein — protein sequence MKKIYLDVCTLCRPYDDQTYSRIHLETTAIQLILSAVENNRYQLVWSPVHINEIEATTDEIERVELLYLIERTFNSTDVANVDKITTRTRAEYLTTLGFGIADAAHFAYSEAYQAELITCDDKFAKKSKLIKPAIWVGNPVTFCEKEELL from the coding sequence TTGAAAAAAATATACCTTGATGTCTGTACGCTTTGCAGGCCATACGACGACCAGACTTATTCGCGCATTCACCTCGAAACCACTGCCATACAGTTGATATTGTCTGCTGTCGAAAATAATCGCTACCAATTAGTCTGGTCTCCTGTTCATATAAATGAGATTGAAGCGACAACTGACGAAATAGAGCGGGTTGAATTGCTTTACCTGATTGAAAGAACATTCAACAGTACTGATGTTGCAAACGTCGATAAAATAACGACAAGAACCCGTGCAGAATATTTGACAACGTTGGGATTCGGAATTGCAGACGCAGCTCATTTTGCCTATTCTGAAGCTTATCAGGCAGAATTGATCACCTGTGACGACAAATTTGCCAAAAAAAGCAAACTGATTAAACCGGCTATTTGGGTTGGCAATCCGGTTACATTTTGCGAAAAAGAGGAATTACTATGA
- a CDS encoding UbiA family prenyltransferase has protein sequence MNRTKLTGLLRLFRFELSFAAGVCVLLAELLALGRLPSLRQAAAGFMSFFLISASALILNDCFDVETDRINAPERPLPAGLVTKFEAMMLSFFVALLGCCSALMLGFEAFTICCIVWFAGFLYNWRLKKYGLAGNLFVAVLVGMTFIFGGVAAGNLSEPLVWFMGAMVFGVDLGEEIAADALDVEGDRKTGSRSLAVLYSPQIAMRTSASIFIIVVAGSTIPFLSGWLEWWYLPPVVLFDGLVIRSVSRLLNPRIPDRINDIRRIYLGGTGMILVFMVIRLAMTYGYF, from the coding sequence ATGAACAGAACCAAACTGACCGGGCTGTTGCGTCTGTTCCGCTTTGAACTTTCGTTTGCCGCAGGAGTGTGCGTGCTGCTTGCCGAATTGCTGGCGCTTGGCCGTCTTCCTTCGTTGCGGCAGGCTGCGGCAGGTTTCATGAGCTTTTTTTTGATTTCCGCATCGGCTCTGATTCTCAACGACTGCTTCGACGTCGAGACCGACAGGATCAATGCTCCCGAACGTCCGTTGCCAGCCGGTCTTGTCACGAAATTTGAAGCCATGATGCTTTCTTTTTTCGTTGCGCTGCTTGGTTGTTGTTCGGCTCTGATGCTGGGTTTTGAAGCGTTCACCATCTGCTGTATCGTCTGGTTTGCAGGATTTCTCTATAATTGGCGGTTAAAAAAATATGGGCTGGCAGGCAACCTTTTTGTGGCCGTGTTGGTCGGCATGACCTTCATTTTCGGCGGCGTAGCTGCAGGCAATCTTTCCGAACCGCTCGTCTGGTTCATGGGTGCCATGGTTTTTGGCGTGGACCTGGGAGAGGAAATTGCCGCGGATGCTCTGGATGTCGAGGGCGACAGGAAAACCGGTTCCCGCTCACTTGCCGTGTTATACAGTCCGCAAATAGCGATGCGAACTTCTGCATCCATTTTTATCATCGTTGTGGCGGGAAGTACCATTCCATTTCTGTCCGGTTGGCTTGAATGGTGGTATCTTCCTCCGGTCGTGCTGTTTGATGGCCTCGTCATCCGTTCGGTCAGTCGTTTACTGAATCCCCGGATTCCCGACCGGATCAACGACATTCGGCGTATTTATCTCGGCGGGACAGGTATGATTCTGGTATTTATGGTGATACGGCTTGCCATGACATACGGGTACTTCTGA
- a CDS encoding branched-chain amino acid ABC transporter permease — protein sequence MDPYFSALVQMAVSGGLMGMAYALVAYGFQLTYAAGKAVNFGQGELVMLGAFTGISLTHIGLPYWVSVIGAMVSGAALGWFVERVAVRLAFQQRNEGWILLTIIIGLFGVSAAENIWGRDDMPYPAPWPDTPIDLSGISVTWHELAVAAGALGIMALVELAKRYTMAGIAVQGVSADPDAAELCGIRSTSAISLSWVVSGIAAGFAGTIIGPVTTVGPTMAAALTLKAFSVAVVAGFNSGFGLLIAGILLGTTENLSGFVLGSGWRETPGLVLLILALVFRPQGIFGKKIIKKV from the coding sequence ATGGATCCATACTTTTCAGCGCTTGTCCAGATGGCTGTTTCCGGAGGCTTGATGGGTATGGCTTATGCTCTGGTGGCATACGGATTTCAACTGACGTATGCCGCCGGCAAGGCTGTCAATTTCGGGCAGGGAGAACTGGTCATGCTTGGGGCATTCACAGGTATTTCACTTACTCATATTGGTCTTCCCTACTGGGTTTCGGTCATCGGAGCAATGGTAAGCGGAGCAGCTCTTGGGTGGTTTGTCGAGCGAGTGGCCGTTCGACTGGCTTTTCAGCAACGCAATGAAGGCTGGATTCTCCTCACCATCATTATCGGATTGTTCGGGGTTTCCGCAGCCGAGAATATCTGGGGTCGTGATGACATGCCCTATCCGGCACCATGGCCTGATACACCAATTGATTTATCCGGCATCTCGGTTACCTGGCATGAACTGGCCGTAGCTGCGGGAGCCCTCGGTATAATGGCCCTGGTTGAACTTGCAAAACGATATACCATGGCAGGCATTGCCGTACAGGGTGTAAGTGCCGACCCCGATGCGGCCGAATTATGCGGAATCCGTTCCACTTCAGCAATTTCCCTGTCATGGGTTGTCTCCGGTATTGCTGCGGGTTTTGCTGGAACAATCATAGGACCTGTAACAACGGTTGGACCGACAATGGCCGCCGCGTTGACACTGAAAGCATTTTCAGTCGCTGTTGTTGCCGGTTTCAACAGCGGGTTCGGACTCCTGATTGCCGGAATTCTGCTTGGCACCACGGAAAATCTCTCCGGGTTTGTTCTTGGAAGCGGATGGAGAGAAACTCCCGGCCTTGTTCTGCTTATTCTCGCACTGGTCTTTCGACCACAAGGAATTTTCGGAAAAAAAATCATTAAAAAAGTTTAA
- a CDS encoding type II toxin-antitoxin system HigB family toxin yields MVIIKKSALNSFGAKYPDAIPALNEWYARVKAADWQNHADLKTMFLSADYIANERYVFNIKGNHYRIVARIRFSSRTVFIKFIGTHKSYDSIDPATIEQQ; encoded by the coding sequence ATGGTCATTATCAAAAAATCGGCTTTAAACAGTTTCGGCGCAAAATACCCGGATGCAATACCAGCTCTGAATGAATGGTATGCCAGGGTAAAAGCTGCGGACTGGCAAAACCACGCTGACCTGAAAACCATGTTTCTGTCGGCAGACTATATCGCGAATGAGCGGTATGTTTTCAACATAAAAGGAAATCATTACCGGATCGTTGCAAGAATTCGATTTTCTTCAAGAACGGTCTTCATCAAGTTTATAGGCACCCATAAATCCTATGATAGCATTGACCCGGCAACCATTGAACAGCAATAA
- a CDS encoding DUF1801 domain-containing protein — MIDEKVDQLLQELQITNPERYELVQAARNAIYSVVPNATERVMYGGFMFSGDAQFCGVFAYREHVSVEFGRGCDLPDPRGVLEGSGKLRRHIRLVSIADITGKFLEQYVDAAYRNSKLT; from the coding sequence ATGATCGATGAGAAGGTTGATCAACTGCTGCAGGAGTTGCAGATAACCAATCCCGAGCGGTACGAACTGGTTCAGGCAGCGAGAAATGCGATTTACAGCGTCGTGCCGAACGCAACGGAGCGTGTGATGTATGGAGGGTTCATGTTTTCCGGTGATGCGCAGTTCTGCGGAGTATTTGCATACAGGGAGCATGTCAGTGTTGAGTTCGGACGCGGGTGCGATCTTCCGGATCCTCGCGGTGTGCTGGAAGGCAGCGGGAAGTTACGGCGGCATATCAGGCTGGTTTCGATAGCTGACATTACGGGAAAGTTTCTTGAGCAGTATGTCGATGCCGCATACAGGAACAGTAAGCTTACGTGA
- a CDS encoding branched-chain amino acid ABC transporter ATP-binding protein/permease: MFFTIVSGLKEKTAERIIRILLFTGLALFPSIWQGKFALGLLTLMAVYGILLIGLDATVGYLGQVNLAQAALFGLGAYGAALAVQADAAFPVVLLAGITAALLPGVALALPTLRLEGPQFALSTLSFATLSVIVLNEAESITNGALGLSITRPALFGFSLDATGFYWLCLIILAITWSASQSLLKSRFGLAIEALRDSPIATDALGIGTLRHKALAFAWGSALAGLAGALHALNFGYLQPAAFGYDLMVILLLGVVFGGRRSQWGSFTGALVIAMLPNLLSNRTFFSSLAAAGFVIALIPVIRTLLSKKIPSFTAIAPALAMMISSGLAFFAPNVEDWRKGIFALFLFATVVGLPDGLAVALAKTLRKLIRFSPDPLPQAMGGLRPLNTASGTALKVTNLSKSFGGVKAVDNITLNIANGEILGLIGPNGSGKTTFINLISGLYAPDHGTVEIAGTHPAPGSLMSAFAAGGARTFQNLQPFSGLTALESIMVCQRNSTKAEAIGWLRTVNLDNKSRLLCSEMSYGDLRFLEIARALATRPRLLMLDEPAAGMSMPDITRLIELVTSIKRAGIPVLLIEHHQDVVAELCDRVAVMDGGRMIALGTPDQVRSDPKVIEAYLGVIETDSKPL, encoded by the coding sequence TTGTTTTTCACTATTGTATCAGGGCTGAAAGAAAAAACCGCTGAACGGATTATACGAATACTCCTGTTTACCGGACTTGCTCTCTTTCCCTCCATCTGGCAGGGAAAATTTGCACTTGGCCTTTTGACCCTTATGGCTGTTTATGGCATACTGCTTATCGGCCTTGATGCAACCGTTGGCTATCTTGGACAGGTAAATCTGGCACAGGCAGCCCTGTTCGGGCTCGGCGCCTATGGAGCAGCCCTTGCTGTTCAGGCAGATGCGGCTTTTCCGGTTGTACTGCTTGCAGGAATTACAGCAGCCCTTCTTCCCGGTGTAGCCCTGGCGCTCCCGACACTGCGACTGGAAGGACCACAGTTCGCATTGTCCACACTCTCCTTTGCCACATTATCGGTTATTGTGCTCAACGAGGCAGAATCAATCACCAACGGTGCCCTCGGCCTCTCCATTACAAGACCAGCGCTGTTCGGATTCTCTCTTGACGCAACCGGTTTTTACTGGTTATGCCTGATCATCCTCGCCATAACATGGTCGGCATCGCAAAGCCTGTTGAAATCCCGGTTCGGACTTGCTATTGAAGCCTTGCGCGACTCCCCGATAGCAACTGATGCCCTCGGCATAGGAACACTGCGCCACAAAGCGCTTGCGTTTGCCTGGGGAAGCGCCCTGGCCGGTCTTGCCGGAGCGCTGCATGCGTTGAATTTCGGCTATCTGCAACCGGCAGCATTCGGCTATGACCTGATGGTTATTCTGCTTCTCGGTGTTGTTTTTGGCGGTCGGAGAAGCCAATGGGGCTCTTTCACCGGAGCTCTGGTTATTGCCATGCTTCCCAACCTGCTTTCGAACCGGACTTTTTTTTCATCCCTTGCCGCAGCAGGCTTTGTCATTGCACTCATTCCTGTCATCCGTACACTTCTCTCGAAAAAAATTCCGTCCTTTACGGCAATAGCTCCTGCTCTGGCCATGATGATATCATCAGGACTGGCTTTTTTTGCCCCTAATGTTGAAGACTGGCGAAAAGGAATCTTTGCCCTTTTTCTGTTTGCCACTGTTGTCGGCCTGCCTGACGGACTTGCCGTTGCTCTTGCCAAAACACTCCGAAAGCTGATACGGTTTTCTCCCGATCCGCTGCCGCAAGCTATGGGAGGACTCAGGCCACTAAACACAGCTTCGGGAACCGCCTTGAAAGTCACAAACCTCAGTAAATCTTTCGGAGGCGTCAAAGCGGTCGACAATATCACGCTGAACATAGCCAATGGAGAAATCCTCGGTCTGATAGGCCCGAACGGATCGGGCAAAACAACGTTCATCAACCTCATATCCGGTCTGTATGCCCCCGATCATGGCACAGTGGAAATCGCAGGAACTCATCCGGCTCCCGGAAGTCTGATGTCCGCATTTGCTGCAGGAGGTGCCCGTACCTTTCAGAATCTGCAACCATTTTCCGGCTTGACGGCACTGGAGTCGATCATGGTCTGTCAACGCAACAGCACCAAAGCTGAAGCGATCGGCTGGCTGCGCACCGTTAACCTTGACAATAAGTCTCGATTGCTTTGTTCTGAAATGTCATATGGCGACTTGCGTTTTCTTGAAATTGCACGTGCCCTTGCTACCCGCCCCCGCCTGCTGATGCTCGACGAACCGGCTGCGGGAATGTCCATGCCTGACATTACGAGACTTATTGAACTTGTGACCTCAATTAAACGAGCCGGCATTCCTGTCTTGCTCATCGAACATCATCAGGATGTCGTTGCTGAACTATGCGATCGGGTTGCCGTCATGGATGGAGGCCGGATGATTGCGCTTGGCACACCGGATCAGGTACGATCCGACCCAAAGGTCATTGAAGCATACCTTGGTGTAATTGAAACAGATTCAAAACCACTGTAA
- a CDS encoding HAD family hydrolase, which produces MGDTVYDIEMGQRAAADTCAVTWGNNSGDELRSFNPTFVVDSFTEIVSLLNLV; this is translated from the coding sequence GTGGGCGATACGGTGTACGATATCGAGATGGGGCAGCGTGCTGCTGCCGATACCTGTGCCGTTACCTGGGGAAACAACTCCGGGGACGAACTTCGCTCCTTCAACCCGACGTTTGTTGTCGATTCATTCACTGAAATCGTATCGTTGCTGAACCTGGTGTAA
- a CDS encoding DUF4019 domain-containing protein, producing MKTLLIVMMNMVFLFAGFTAVRGASGAEKMAVSAGMNWLSLIDSGKYTESWRDASVLFRGAVTAEQWRASLDGVRKPLGKPVKREMVNAEESTALPGAPDGRYVVMTMQSVFEHKQFATETVTVMLDNDGVWRAAGYFIK from the coding sequence ATGAAAACCCTGTTGATTGTCATGATGAATATGGTGTTTCTCTTTGCTGGTTTTACTGCTGTTCGGGGAGCGAGCGGGGCAGAGAAGATGGCTGTTTCCGCCGGAATGAACTGGCTTTCCCTGATAGACAGCGGGAAGTATACCGAAAGCTGGAGGGATGCCTCGGTACTGTTCAGGGGTGCGGTGACTGCAGAGCAGTGGAGGGCTTCCCTGGATGGCGTTCGCAAGCCTTTGGGTAAACCGGTAAAGCGCGAGATGGTGAATGCAGAGGAATCGACCGCTCTTCCCGGAGCGCCCGACGGCAGGTATGTCGTCATGACCATGCAGTCGGTATTCGAACACAAACAGTTCGCTACGGAGACGGTAACAGTCATGCTCGATAACGATGGTGTCTGGAGGGCTGCCGGATACTTTATCAAGTGA
- a CDS encoding type II toxin-antitoxin system Phd/YefM family antitoxin, producing MKTWQLQHAKNHLSEVVRNAINEGPQAITLHGKPSAVVISFDEYNKAINVRKPDEPLSSFFHNSPLRNSGIALYVNRDVAFC from the coding sequence ATGAAAACATGGCAACTGCAACATGCAAAAAATCATTTGAGCGAAGTGGTCCGCAACGCCATCAATGAGGGGCCACAGGCTATTACCCTGCATGGCAAGCCTTCTGCAGTGGTTATCTCTTTTGACGAATACAACAAGGCAATCAATGTTCGTAAGCCGGACGAGCCCCTCTCAAGTTTTTTTCATAACTCACCGCTCCGAAATTCAGGGATAGCGCTTTATGTCAATAGAGATGTCGCATTTTGTTGA
- a CDS encoding ABC transporter ATP-binding protein: protein MLKAENLRAGYSGDDAVRDISLEVEEGSCVALVGANGAGKSTLAKALCGQLKPRGGNVFFNGQKITGLPASEIAKRGLCLCPEGRHIFAPLTVEENLLLGAYTHLPSIGPFRRKASDDLQRIFSIFPRLGERLSQQAGSLSGGEQQMLAIARSLMGKPRFMILDEPSMGLAPILVKEVFQAIASLHASGITILLSEQFAKIALAVSDHAYIIERGSVILEGPSKSLANNPAVISAYLG, encoded by the coding sequence ATGCTGAAAGCGGAAAACCTGCGGGCCGGCTATAGTGGCGACGATGCCGTACGGGACATTTCTCTTGAGGTCGAAGAAGGTTCATGCGTTGCTCTGGTTGGCGCAAACGGTGCAGGTAAAAGCACGCTGGCAAAAGCCCTTTGTGGTCAGCTTAAACCAAGAGGGGGGAACGTGTTTTTCAATGGTCAGAAAATAACCGGGCTGCCTGCCAGCGAAATTGCAAAACGAGGCTTATGCCTCTGCCCCGAAGGAAGGCATATCTTTGCACCTCTCACCGTCGAAGAAAATCTGCTGCTCGGAGCCTATACGCACCTGCCGTCTATCGGCCCTTTCCGCCGCAAGGCATCTGACGACCTGCAGCGAATCTTCAGCATCTTCCCCCGTCTTGGAGAACGACTCTCACAGCAGGCAGGAAGTCTGTCAGGCGGAGAGCAGCAGATGCTTGCAATTGCCCGATCACTGATGGGTAAACCTCGATTCATGATTCTCGACGAACCATCCATGGGACTCGCGCCAATACTGGTCAAAGAGGTTTTTCAGGCTATAGCATCCCTCCATGCTTCAGGAATAACCATCCTGCTGTCCGAACAGTTCGCTAAAATCGCGCTTGCTGTTTCCGATCATGCCTACATCATTGAACGCGGAAGCGTCATACTGGAGGGTCCCAGCAAAAGTCTTGCAAACAATCCCGCCGTTATATCGGCATATCTGGGATAA
- a CDS encoding AAA family ATPase — MTVQVGDGLKHYPVTAIPGPRQCGKSTLARHLIKPDRLVLYLDLERPSDLRKLDEPEWFLMQQREKLLCIDEVQRKPRSCSH; from the coding sequence GTGACTGTTCAAGTCGGGGATGGGTTGAAACACTATCCGGTCACGGCAATTCCCGGACCGCGACAGTGCGGCAAGTCCACCCTTGCAAGACATCTCATAAAGCCCGATCGCCTGGTACTCTATCTCGATCTTGAACGCCCATCCGATTTGCGCAAGCTGGATGAGCCTGAATGGTTTCTCATGCAGCAGCGGGAGAAACTGCTCTGCATCGACGAGGTACAGCGCAAGCCGCGGAGCTGTTCCCATTGA
- a CDS encoding transposase, with protein MGYSHAVRQSVLKKVLPPEGRSISEVSRETGVNEQTIRNWIKRSKTGILADGNQDSCPRFLTPKEKYQLVVEAAGIDDEQLGGFLRERGLHSEHITIWDQELRDMIDNKNDKQDKENKALKKKVKELEKELQRKEKALAEAAALLILKKKLDALTREHEDD; from the coding sequence ATGGGTTACTCGCATGCAGTAAGGCAGAGTGTACTGAAGAAAGTGCTGCCGCCAGAAGGCCGGAGCATCAGTGAAGTGAGTCGGGAAACCGGCGTCAACGAGCAAACAATCCGGAATTGGATCAAACGAAGTAAAACGGGTATCTTGGCAGATGGCAATCAAGACAGCTGTCCCCGTTTCCTGACACCCAAAGAGAAGTACCAGTTGGTCGTTGAGGCTGCCGGTATCGATGATGAGCAACTGGGCGGATTTCTCAGGGAACGCGGGCTGCATTCAGAACACATCACCATCTGGGACCAGGAGCTTCGGGACATGATCGACAACAAAAACGACAAGCAAGACAAAGAGAATAAAGCACTGAAAAAAAAGGTCAAAGAGCTTGAGAAGGAGCTGCAGCGCAAGGAAAAAGCACTTGCAGAAGCGGCGGCTCTCCTCATTTTAAAAAAAAAGTTAGATGCCCTTACGAGGGAGCACGAGGACGACTGA
- a CDS encoding helix-turn-helix domain-containing protein yields the protein MNAFSDGENATNDAKITELAKAIEDYEDRHVVMPMPLVIKKPETLPDVIELKMFEKKMKRKDMAKLLGISDTRLSEVMHGKRKVNMELAKRLYKTLGVDPKFILEKS from the coding sequence ATGAATGCTTTCAGTGATGGAGAAAACGCGACTAACGATGCCAAAATTACTGAACTGGCAAAAGCAATTGAAGATTACGAGGATCGCCATGTTGTTATGCCAATGCCTCTGGTGATAAAAAAACCAGAAACGTTGCCTGATGTGATTGAACTCAAGATGTTTGAAAAAAAAATGAAACGGAAGGACATGGCAAAACTGCTGGGAATCAGTGATACACGCCTTTCGGAGGTGATGCATGGCAAGCGCAAGGTCAATATGGAACTGGCCAAACGGCTTTATAAAACCTTGGGGGTTGACCCAAAGTTTATCCTTGAAAAATCATAG
- a CDS encoding DUF4143 domain-containing protein, whose protein sequence is MYPRSELFYFRTSNGAEIDFVMLQSGKRIAIECKASVAPVLSRGTHTAIDDVDPAHTFVIAPVAESYRIKQGITVVSLSGLFAEIGNIL, encoded by the coding sequence ATGTACCCCCGTTCGGAACTGTTTTACTTCCGGACTTCAAACGGTGCGGAGATCGATTTCGTGATGCTGCAATCCGGCAAGCGCATCGCTATCGAGTGCAAGGCTTCAGTTGCGCCGGTTCTGTCGCGAGGCACCCATACCGCCATTGATGATGTCGATCCGGCCCATACATTTGTTATCGCACCGGTTGCGGAGAGTTACCGGATAAAGCAGGGGATAACGGTTGTTTCGCTTTCCGGACTGTTTGCTGAAATCGGAAACATTCTTTGA
- a CDS encoding IS3 family transposase, whose product MIMLIEEAHENGARYSKACEVVGISLRTLQRWKRGCLNDRRKGSKKTVPRKVSQEAREEIVAVCNEPRFRDQTPYEIVPQLLTEGRYLASESTIYRILRDRDLLHHRSELRVRHCHSKPPERRATGPNQVYTWDITYMGRTIRGLFYYAYVVTDIFDKSIVGWAVHAEESEAHSRALFERILKGRRIGLKALHADNGHPMKGVSLMALLIDLKVAVSHSRPRTSNDNPYIESLFKTMKYHVTYPKAFETLEDARQWMGEFVNWYNTEHKHSSIGYVTPHQMRYGQAKAIFEQRNRALQLAREIHPERWGSRPAREWNINREVVLNPDKK is encoded by the coding sequence GTGATTATGCTGATAGAAGAAGCACATGAAAACGGAGCGCGCTACAGCAAGGCCTGTGAGGTTGTCGGGATCTCTCTTCGTACCCTGCAGCGCTGGAAACGCGGTTGCCTGAACGACCGGCGAAAAGGCTCAAAGAAAACCGTTCCGAGAAAAGTGTCACAGGAAGCCAGGGAAGAGATCGTTGCAGTCTGCAATGAACCGCGGTTCCGGGATCAGACGCCGTATGAAATCGTCCCGCAACTCCTGACCGAAGGCCGGTATCTGGCCTCTGAAAGCACGATCTACCGTATCCTGAGAGATCGTGACCTGTTGCACCATCGGAGCGAACTGCGCGTGCGCCATTGCCACTCGAAGCCCCCGGAACGAAGGGCGACAGGACCGAATCAGGTGTACACGTGGGACATCACCTACATGGGCCGTACGATAAGAGGCCTCTTCTATTACGCTTACGTCGTGACGGACATCTTTGACAAATCCATCGTTGGTTGGGCAGTGCATGCAGAAGAGAGTGAAGCACACAGCCGGGCACTGTTTGAGCGGATCCTGAAAGGACGTCGTATAGGCCTGAAAGCGCTTCATGCCGATAACGGCCATCCGATGAAAGGGGTTTCGCTGATGGCGCTCCTGATAGACCTGAAAGTAGCAGTATCGCACAGCAGGCCACGGACCAGTAACGACAACCCGTACATCGAATCGCTGTTCAAGACGATGAAGTACCATGTGACCTATCCGAAAGCCTTTGAAACACTGGAGGATGCAAGGCAATGGATGGGAGAGTTCGTGAACTGGTACAACACCGAACACAAGCATTCTTCGATTGGGTATGTAACACCGCATCAGATGCGGTACGGTCAGGCAAAAGCAATCTTTGAGCAGCGAAACCGGGCATTACAGCTTGCTCGGGAGATACATCCCGAACGTTGGGGATCAAGACCGGCAAGAGAGTGGAACATTAACCGGGAAGTGGTGCTGAACCCGGACAAAAAGTGA
- a CDS encoding pepsin/retropepsin-like aspartic protease family protein — protein MYRFSSIKILTISLWFAFLFLAPPVSEAKDAGERFVPNAYQSGRIPFSLPFFSLNGHMLIDGAVDGKQGKFLFDTGTEFAFFLNNNYLKLGKEQFIARGHAASGQELVLYRQRAPLSSIEIGKVVRFDAVRGFTHTDWGFLEKGYGIPAFLGSVGHGFNRNYVFVIDYDMQSITFYPYDEHGQVPSMVIDPEKVVARFEFRPAGVDGKIPEIVIYVGDEPITAFFDTGNLGSLELTESMQTVLAQKVLLKLTPSEYSYGAYESVMRAEINGLRHEGVKFASIRNLIFTSGVKNRIGLGYQFLKNHITVWDYQNRTLTLLHP, from the coding sequence ATGTACAGGTTTTCTTCCATTAAAATTCTCACTATCTCGCTGTGGTTCGCTTTCCTTTTTCTTGCACCCCCGGTTTCAGAGGCAAAGGATGCTGGCGAGCGATTTGTTCCCAATGCATACCAGTCGGGCAGGATTCCCTTCTCCCTGCCGTTTTTTTCGCTCAACGGGCATATGTTGATCGATGGAGCTGTTGATGGCAAACAAGGGAAATTTCTGTTCGACACCGGGACGGAATTCGCCTTTTTTCTCAACAACAATTATCTCAAGCTTGGAAAGGAGCAGTTCATCGCCCGAGGACATGCCGCTTCGGGCCAGGAGCTGGTGCTCTATCGTCAGCGCGCACCACTCTCAAGCATCGAGATCGGCAAGGTTGTCCGCTTTGATGCAGTGCGTGGCTTTACCCATACCGACTGGGGATTTCTGGAAAAAGGTTACGGCATACCCGCATTTCTTGGCAGTGTCGGTCACGGGTTCAACCGGAACTATGTTTTCGTTATCGATTACGATATGCAATCCATAACGTTCTATCCCTACGATGAGCACGGACAGGTACCATCCATGGTTATCGATCCTGAAAAAGTGGTCGCCCGGTTCGAATTCAGGCCTGCTGGTGTTGACGGGAAAATTCCCGAGATTGTCATCTATGTCGGCGATGAACCGATTACCGCATTTTTCGATACCGGCAATCTCGGTTCTCTGGAGCTTACCGAGTCGATGCAAACGGTTCTGGCGCAGAAGGTGCTCCTGAAACTTACGCCGAGCGAATATTCCTATGGAGCCTATGAATCCGTTATGCGTGCAGAAATCAATGGTTTGCGTCATGAAGGCGTTAAGTTTGCTTCTATTCGTAATCTGATTTTTACATCCGGAGTGAAGAACCGCATCGGGCTTGGGTATCAGTTTTTAAAAAACCATATCACCGTCTGGGATTATCAAAATCGTACACTGACCCTGCTTCACCCCTGA